One Bacillota bacterium genomic window, GCTTTATACAACTTGCATGATAGCGACAATTCCGTGAGCCCTTCCCTCACCCTGCTGCAATTCAGCTTCCAAGCCTCTGAGTTGGTAAGCAAGCTGAGGTTCTATTATATTGGCCCGGACGTCCTCTAAGTCAAGAATTGCTGTTGCTCTAACCAATTGTTGCATGGTTCCGGCTGCTCGCTGCAAGGCAGGAGGGCCTGCCGGAGGAAAAACATTATTTCCTGCCATAATTTCAGATACATATTGGACCAGGCTATTCCAGCATCGTACCAGCTGTTCAAAATAACTGTTAGTTGCTTGGAAGCCTTGCCGCGGTTCGTATTTGATAAAGGCGCGTTCAAGATCAGTACGCAGTCCCTGTTCTAAGAGAGAATTCATTACCCAGCGTATTGGCTGCGGTTTGGGATAATAGTCCCCGGTTTCCATATGGCGACCTATAAATACTGATCGATCAAAAGTTGAGAGTAGTTTAAGATTCTTATTGCTTTGTTGGGCAGCATTATTTACTATAGCTTGAATTGTATTTTTATTCATCAGCCGGAGCTCAAACGGGTCAAATTCAGTGTTTTCCTTTTCCTCCGGATCTGTGAGATATGATATTATATATTGCATTACTTGATCTTCAGCAAGAGTTTCTGTCCAAAGATTCTGCCATTCATAGGCCTGCCATCCCAACCAATCGGAAACAACGATGGCGCCTTGGTTAGCATGATCAGCAATGTCTGCCAGAAGCTTTATTGATTCCTTGTCAGTACAGTGCGAAAAAGTACCGTACGTACTTAAATATAGGTCAAAGGGTTTCTCTCCTTCAGCAAGGGGTAATCCCTCTGAAAAGCTTCCCTCTTGAAATTGGACTCTTTCATTCTTTCTGAATACAGCTCGGCCTTGTTCCAACAGGCCGGGATTGATGTCAATACCAAGGTAGGTCTCTATGCTGTTATCAGGTAATAATCTGTTATCCTGTTCGGATGAAGCGGCCTTGCGGTCGGCAGCGGATGTAAGTAACTCATACCCATCGCCGCTGCCACATCCCAGATCAAGGATGCGTACGCCACGCTCAGCACTTTCTGCATGCTTGCGAATGTCCTTCAGATAAGGCTGTAAAAATAGGCAGGTTACTTCATCTTCCCAAAAGCGCCTTACATTGTCATATTTACCTCTTAAGCTAGCCGGTTTTTCGTACAATCCGGTTTGCTGTGCTTGTTCGTATGACTTATTAACCATTGGCGCCGCCTCCACTTGCCATTTTATTGGCGGTGCTTACTGCGGCAAATGCGTCCTTACAGTGGGCGTCAGCACCTATTTTGCCTGCAAACTCAGGTGAGGTGGGGGCACCTCCTATAATTACTTTCAAGTTCGAACGCAAGCCTTTCTCTTGCAGTAAACTAATAGTTTCCTGCATATGACGCATCG contains:
- a CDS encoding class I SAM-dependent methyltransferase, producing the protein MVNKSYEQAQQTGLYEKPASLRGKYDNVRRFWEDEVTCLFLQPYLKDIRKHAESAERGVRILDLGCGSGDGYELLTSAADRKAASSEQDNRLLPDNSIETYLGIDINPGLLEQGRAVFRKNERVQFQEGSFSEGLPLAEGEKPFDLYLSTYGTFSHCTDKESIKLLADIADHANQGAIVVSDWLGWQAYEWQNLWTETLAEDQVMQYIISYLTDPEEKENTEFDPFELRLMNKNTIQAIVNNAAQQSNKNLKLLSTFDRSVFIGRHMETGDYYPKPQPIRWVMNSLLEQGLRTDLERAFIKYEPRQGFQATNSYFEQLVRCWNSLVQYVSEIMAGNNVFPPAGPPALQRAAGTMQQLVRATAILDLEDVRANIIEPQLAYQLRGLEAELQQGEGRAHGIVAIMQVV